The DNA window GTGCGCTCGGACTCGCGCAGGCGGGCGGACTTGCCCTTGCGTCCCCGCAGGTAGAAGAGCCGCGCCCGGCGCACCGCGCTGGACTTCAGCACCTCCACCTTGTCGATCACCTTGGAGTTGAGAGGGAAGATGCGCTCCACCCCGTGGCCGAAGCTGACCTTGCGCACGGTGAAGCTGGCCTGGGGCCCGTGAGTGCGCTTGATGACGATGCCCTCGA is part of the Terriglobales bacterium genome and encodes:
- the rplS gene encoding 50S ribosomal protein L19; translated protein: MSNSLVIEKLLAKVRRTDLPPLNPGDSVRVHVKIKEGDKERLQAFEGIVIKRTHGPQASFTVRKVSFGHGVERIFPLNSKVIDKVEVLKSSAVRRARLFYLRGRKGKSARLRESERTQEG